Proteins found in one Mixophyes fleayi isolate aMixFle1 chromosome 8, aMixFle1.hap1, whole genome shotgun sequence genomic segment:
- the IL5RA gene encoding interleukin-5 receptor subunit alpha, with translation MAEALKFVLMISQVFVYGDIQPPSDLQITVPMIGNVVLSWRHSEVPANTSVSYLVNFKTPETEDEVLVSLNYCTYPMLALHRGLKVTVSSIIKDSLDSDPIEDSDISHWVSKELPPYSGVEGSAAEQLTCQINIKTSGNYLLSCSWVPGARAPADTQYNLYYRCDYITNKCLQYVTEAGGKRQIGCRTPLSHSLIKTPKDVLVHVNGSSRSLVVMGMEKIFHSSEIEVIPPVLNVSFERKNKRITWKKPIHILPDSCFSYEVNIWSKDKNDTVTVSDVSFWRDTLQEPSNKQYLRVRAVGKHPCWYTQLYSSWTEFIIIDAVSSDLLGITISVCLTVSCIAVFVMCVRLWKFIFPRIPKPRNDLKDAFQNTQHKALIRCNSWDNEEVISYIEEIVASDKFNIPVDYTQVTNYPGCSIGKDISSRNNYVS, from the exons ATGGCTGAAGCGCTGAAGTTTGTCTTAATGATATCACAAGTGTTTGTCTACG GTGACATCCAGCCCCCGTCGGACCTGCAGATCACTGTCCCAATGATCGGCAATGTCGTTCTGTCCTGGAGACACAGCGAGGTCCCTGCAAACACAAGTGTAAGCTACTTGGTAAACTTCAAAACTCCAGAGACAGAAGATGAG GTTCTTGTCTCCCTGAACTATTGTACGTACCCCATGCTGGCGCTGCACAGAGGACTCAAGGTCACCGTCTCGTCTATAATAAAGGACTCCCTCGACAGTGACCCCATAGAAGACAGTGATATCAGTCATTGGGTGTCCAAGGAGCTTCCCCCATACTCTG GAGTTGAAGGATCAGCGGCCGAGCAGTTGACTTGTCAGATAAATATAAAGACCTCAGGGAACTATTTGCTGTCCTGTAGCTGGGTCCCTGGGGCGAGGGCCCCGGCTGACACGCAGTATAATCTGTACTACAG GTGCgattatataacaaataaatgccTCCAATATGTGACAGAAGCCGGAGGGAAGAGACAGATCGGCTGCCGGACTCCGCTCAGTCACAGCTTGATAAAAACTCCTAAAGACGTCCTGGTTCATGTCAATGGGTCGAGCAGAAGCCTCGTGGTCATGGGAATGGAAAAGATATTCCACTCGAGTGAGATAG AGGTCATCCCCCCAGTCCTTAATGTGTCCTTTGAGAGGAAGAATAAACGCATAACGTGGAAAAAGCCCATCCACATATTACCCGACAGTTGTTTCTCCTATGAAGTCAACATCTGGTCGAAGGATAAAAATGACACG GTCACAGTGTCTGACGTCTCATTTTGGAGAGATACTCTGCAGGAGCCCTCTAACAAGCAATATCTGCGGGTCAGAGCAGTGGGAAAGCACCCCTGCTGGTATACACAGCTGTACAGCTCATGGACGGAGTTTATAATTATAG ATGCAGTGAGCAGCGATTTGCTGGGGATCACGATATCCGTATGTCTGACCGTATCCTGTATTGCGGTATTTGTGATGTGCGTTAG ACTTTGGAAATTCATCTTTCCACGGATTCCCAAACCAAGGAACGACCTAAAGGACGCGTTTCAGAACACACAACATAAG GCTCTAATACGCTGCAACTCTTGGGACAATGAAGAAGTGATAAGTTACATTGAGGAGATAGTAGCATCGGACAAGTTTAACATTCCTGTAGATTATACCCAAGTCACAAACTATCCTGGATGCAGCATCGGCAAGGACATTTCATCCAGGAATAATTACGTTTCCTGA